TGCTGAAACACAACTTGAGGTAATGGACACCGATCTCCTGACGTCACCCAGAAGCAGTGTCCTCAGTTTGGGACGGGAAGGACACTGAATCTAGTTCAAATGCCAGGCAGATTAAGGTCAGGGGAATGCAGTTCACCCCAATGGCATTTGCCCGGTCCGTGCGCTCTCTGCACCTGCAGGCAGCTCGTGGTCGCTGCTAGCAGAAACGCTGGCAGTGGGTCCTGGGCACACCGTGCATCGCTGTGCAGCCTTACTGCAAGCTCCGGTGAAGGGCAGCGACTTCCTCTGCCCATGCATGGGGTGCCAGAGCTTCTCTGGAGAAGCCTCCCCAGGGCTTTGCCCGGCTGACACACATCCAGCCTCCCCGCCAGGCATCAGCAAAACCTGCGGTGTTTAACTTGCTGAGCACGGCTCCTGGCGGAGGGCTGGACACGCAGTCCTGCCCCAAAGCATCTCTCTATCAGTGCCTTTCTCTCTGCCGGGCCCGCTCTGCAGTAATGGTGCCAGCGGGGCCCTCGTGCATCCAGCAGGGCCCTCGCGCATCCCCGCTCCAGCCCGGCCGCGGCACCTCCTCAGCACCGACCGGATTTCTGCAGCTCGTGTCCTGAGCTAGAGCGTGCCTTCATGCCACAGTCACACAGCTCGGCCAGGACTGCTTCCTCCGGCAGCTGTTTGAGCGGTGTTTTGGGAAGGCTCTTGATGAGTCAGGTCAGCCCCTTTGGACTCCTGGTTCCTCCGATAAGGCGGGGTGTCGGGACCTGACAGGATATTGGCTCAGTGTCCACACACACCACTCAGCCGTGGGAGCCCTGTTCAAACACTGTCTTTTTATGTCAGACATTTCCAAATTCCGTTCTCACTCCCCCACACCCCCCGCCTGGGTTTATACATCAACCAGTGCCTGGAGTCCTTATCGCGGCGAAGGGCTCTCCTCGCCCTGGAGGGCTATTGTGTGAGTTTTTAAGTCATGACTCCTAGATATTGAGCAGGGCCGGTTTGGCTAGTTCTGGGCAAACAGGCTCCTGCACTTGATTGGCATTTAAACAGAGCAGGTAATAGTTCAGGCCTCCGTGATATGCGCGCCGAGCAGCTCGGCCAGGCGAGGCagagcgaggggctgggggcaccggcGCGAAGCCCACCTCCCCCGGCTGGGACCAGGGgtcccccgcccggccccgggcacTCACACAGTCCAGCTTGCTCTTCTTCCACAGGTAGAAGGGATCGGCCAGCTGCTTGAGGGAGTTCTTCAGGTTCACGGCGATGAGGGCTCCCAGGACAGACTGCGGAGGAGAGGGCACGGTGTCAGCCGGCTGCCCCACGTTTTGGAGCAGCTTTCCCAGCCGGGCAGCACCTCCCGCCCTCGTCCCAGTTGCCACAAGGGAATGGGAAAAGGTGAAGCTCGCAAAGATCATATTTGGAGCGTAACGGTTTAGAAGACCTCTGTTTCCTGCAGAAAGGACCGCAGCCCGtagcaaccccccccccgtgcaaaGGTTTGTGTCGTGGGTTTTCTAAGCAAGGCTGAGCGTTCGCTCGGCAGGTAGGGGATGTGATGCCGTGGCCGCGCTGTTTGCACATTTGTTCGTGTTACCTTTGGAAGGGGTTCAAGGTAGATCCCCAGAGCCAGCATAGTCACCATTACCACCATTGCCACAAAGAAACTTGccacctgcaaaaaaaaaaaagagagaaatgttattaaaattcAGGGTCCTCCAAAACCCCTCCTGGTCCTTGCTCTCTCGCTGCTTCAGCCAGCACTGGAGCTGGGCACTGCAGCACTGGTTGTGAGCAGTGGTTTGCCTCTGAGAAATAGGCTGGGATTTCACAGATCTGGGAAAGCCCGAGCTTCCCTCACCTGGTAGCTCTGCTCAGTCAGGGAGCCAGACTGGGAATGCAAACTGACAGCCCCACATCTGTGACCAATCCAATAAACCAGCCAGGCAAAACGTGGGGCTTTTGGGGAGCACATTTTGCATTTGATAACCGCGTGAAGCACTCGTACAGGGAGCTCCTCCAGACCTGCAGCAGCGATGTCAGGCTGGCAGCGTGCACCTCTGCCAGGGTTTGTGTTCAAACCAGGTCACGCGGGGaagagaggagggggaagaacCAACCTGTGatttccctcctgccccatccACAGCGAGGGTGACGGAGAGCGCGCAGCAGATGACGTGGATTTTGAAGAAGGATCCGAAGAAGTTACTGCAGCCCAGGGCCAGCATTTCCTGCAGAGATGGGGGAACACGGTGAAGGTGGCTGAGCTGCCAGGCAGGAGGGGATGAACCCGGGCTGGGCTCTGCATGGCAGAAGCTCTCCAGggcctccagcagccctgctggcagctctcTGCCCCCGGGGAGAGGATCGGCTCTCTGCGGAGTGTCCCAGATCCTCTCCTTCCAGGAAGAGCTGGGATGGTGCTGCTATGGCAGGGAAACCTGGAAGCACCGTGCCGCAAGAACACTTGTCATCTGTTGACACGCTAAGGGCAGGGCTTCATGGCTGTTACTGAAAGCTACCACTGTGCCAGTGATGACGGGAGAGGATTATTTAATGTCCTGCCTGTCGCAGTATCTGGGTGACACACCAGGAATCCAGGTCTTTCTCTGCTCAGAAAGCAGTACATGTGCCTCGCTGTGCCCCAACATCCTGCAAAAATGCCACCGGGGCCAGCACTCAGGGCTGAAGCCTCAGCTCTGGaaggaaggcagagcagagagccGAACCTACGTCTTTCTACCTTTTGGCAGCCTCTCTCCCACCTGTAGGAAATGGATCCGCCACGTCCTTTCGCCCCCTGCCTGGCAAGCCGCCACGTGCACGGGAGCAGCACGTAGGTTTTACGCAGAGTGCATCTGCAAGCTTCCCTCTCATGCAGGGAGGTCTTCCTGTCACGCCTGAGAGCCAGGGGAACATTCCTCGCCCGCGTCCCTCCAGAGCAAGCATTACCTGGTTGGGGTCCACGTCATAGCCGTGCTTGGCTGCCAGGGTCCTCCCCATGGCCAAGTTGATCACGTAGCCCACGATGGCGAGCGAGAAGGCTGTGCCGATCATGTCCTTCCACTTGCTCACCAGGggcagggttggggctgggaaCCTGCACGCAGAGCGGAGGCGAGAGGCGGTTGGGACAGCAGCATTGGAGGCAGATGCAGGGGGTGAGAAGCACACGGGTTCAGGATTGGAGTCTAAACACGTCTGAACCGTGGCTGGGGTCAGTGGATGGTGGCATTGTATAGCAGGGCACAGCAGCGCTGCCTGGCAGTCCTGGAAGGGGGCTGTCATACAGCAGGGAGGTGTTTTCCGGGCTGCagaatgaggaggaggaagggaaattaTTTGGATGGTGAGTCAGAGGTGCACGTGCACTTACCCCATGCTGATCTTCCCAACTACTGGCATGTTGTACTTCTCGGGCATCTTAAAGCTGCCAGAGATTGCAGTCGCAACTATTACCTGAACATACGGAGAATAAACAAGAGGTAAGCAGAAAGAGCACGAACTCTCTCGGAAGCACTACACCTActctgctcctggggctgaCGGTAGAAAATCAGCACCAAATTCAGGCTGGGATAGGAGGGAACGTCCCCAGAAACGGTTACGTTCCTGATCCCTGGCGCTGCCAGGATGCAGGTACAGTCTAAGAGGGATGAGCTGGGTGTTGGAGGCATCCTCCACAAAGGTGGCACAATTTGTGATCCCAAGCCATGTGGGGTCACAGCGTATTGAGCTGGCAGATGCTGTGCAGGGGTGGCTCTGGTGTCCCAGGGATGGCTCTGGTGTCCCAGGGATGGCTCTGGTGTtccggggctgggaggggctgggaacCCCCCGCAGGTCCGAGGGACAGCTCACGCCTCACTTACGATGATGATCTCCATGGGGATGGGCATCCGGATCTTTTTCATGTACTTGAGGTTGAGCTCCTTGACTACGATCAGGAGCACAGCACTGACCAAGGCATAGATCAGGGAGGCCACGTTGGTTTTGGGCAGGCCTTTACAAATATCAATGAATGTCTAcaggggagagaagagaagaaggtgtCACGGGGAACCTGAGGCTCTGGGCAGCGCGGACAGCACAGTGGAGAATGCTCGTTACTGTAATCACCTGCAAACACCCTGAGACGTGAGGGGTGAGGGAAGTGCTAGAAATCCTGCTACTGGGAGAtcagcagccagccctggctctgTGCGGTTTGGTTAAATGCAGCTCTAGCTGCGTGCATGGAGGAAAAGCCCAGGAATGGAAAAACCTACCCACAGAGGAAGTCTCTGTTGCTATCAATTGGGCAAACCTCCTGCCGTAATGCAGCACGGTTCGTATTCTGCCCAAATCTCAGCCCCACTTCGTTATCTATGCCCTACCAGGCAGGAGCTCGGCTATGACTGCACTTCAGATGCAGGGGCAGCAGTGTAGTGCAGACAGCTCTgttctccctccctccaccctctcctcctctccccgtCCCAGTTTCCCCAGCAGAGGTGGCCGTGGTGCCTGTGGTGTGGTGGTCACGGGGGAAAGAGGTGCAGGGAAGGCCCCTGCCCAGAGCACCCACTTACATAGACGATAGCTAAGGGCCCGGTGTAAGATGGGACCGTCAAGCCGAAGACGTACTTGAGCACGGAGATGAGgatctgcagccctgctgctgtcatGAAGCCCCTGATGAAAGACTCTGAGAGGTAGATAGCAACAAAGCCAAACTGCACGAATCCCAGGCACAGCTAGGGTAGGACAGACAAGGAGTTGTTAGAAACGTGCCAGCCCGAAAGCGCAAGGtgcagagcctgcagggcaTCCCTGCTGCGCCGCCGGGCTGCACGGGGCCGTGGGGAGGGAGAATTGCTGCAGGACAGTAGGGATGCTGTAGGGATGTTGTCCCTCGCTGTGGTCCTGCCCCCGGGGATGGCCAGCCTTTGGCTGTTCTGCTGGGAGAGTTCACGGCGAGACCGCAActggggcaggacccccccaggcATCACCCCCGGTGGAGTGGGGCCAcgtccagctcctgctcccacccctCGCCTCTGCTCCGGATGAGTCCCCACGGGTCAGCTTTGGCCAGGGGACGCAGCAGGGGTGGTGCAGAGCCCTTACTTGTATGATGGCCGTCAGGCAGGCTAGCGTGGCAGAGATCTCCAGTCTGGCCGCTTCCAGGGCTGTGGTGTTGACGCTGGTCTCGTTGTGGGTGAAGTACTGGTAGTCCGACTCCGGAGCCAGCTCGTTGCAGACGTTGCCGACGATAATGCTGATGACTGCAAAAGTACCTTCAGCACAACACAGTGAGGTCAGTGCTTTGCTCTGGAGCGTCCTGCCCTGGAAAGCACTCGGACACGTCAGGCTGTCCAGGGCGAGTCGCCCAGCCCGTCACCGCAGCACGGGAACCGGGGACACCGTGAGTCCCCGAGGGCCGACCCTGCCCAAACATCTCTTTCCAGGACACACCGAGTGTTCCCATCCCGTCCACGGCCCCCTGCGAGTAATTGCTCCGCAGCCTCTTACCTGGGACCATCTGATGGATACCACCAAGGAAGAGGTATGTTAGCagggggaagaaggaggagtAGAGCCCGTTGACGGGAGGCAGGTTGGCCAGCAGCGCGAAAGCCATCCCTGGGGAATAcaaggggaaggggcaggtgAGCCGGGTCTGGGCAGACTGAGGATGCTCAAAGCCCCTGAGCTGCACATCAGCTCCAGGAAGGTGCTGTGGCCAGCTCAGGTGCTGCTTTCCAGGCAGAGCATGGGACAGAGAGGGCAAGGGAGGCCTCCGCAGAGATATATAGGGACCAGCAGGTGGGAGGCTGAGCTTGGGTTTGTACGTGCCAGCAGTAAAGTAGGTGACCCCCACAAACTGGGTGTCCATTCCCATCTGCAATGTGCTATCTTCTCCCGGAGACCCAGAAAGTTGTTGCTCCTCACCTTGTGGCACTTGAATCGTCCCCGCACTGAGCCCACCGAGAACATCAGGCAAAACGTAGTCCTTAATTTTATACTTGGGAAGCCACGCGAGTATTGGGAAAAGGCTGAAGAGGAAGAGCTTCAGTCTGGAAGCTGAACATCtagaggagacaaaaaaaatttgcaaagtaaagaaagaagcaagcaaTCAGGGAAGcgagcaaggaaggaaggaggcaaGGAATGATCTTCCTGGGAATGTCTCAACATTTCTCCCACACCAAAGCCCGAGCCCTGTGTTTGGGGCACAGCCTTTCCCTGCAAGTGCAAGGCTCTTGCAGCTAATTGCTGCCCGTGCCACGGAGGATTATTGTGGGGCCACTCCTGACTCACTGGGAAGTCCCCGCTGCTGCCACAGCTCTGAAGGATTTGGCTGCCCAGTTTCTGGAGGCTTTGTTTCCAGCACAAAGGGGTAGGGGAGCTGTGACCTAAACCACAGCTCAGAGATTCCCGGGGCAGCTGCACAGAGCCAAAGGTGAAATTTTGAAGGTCCTTGGTCAAAAAAACCAAGTGTGTCTGAGGAGGAATATTGCTTCTGAGCCAATGCATGCGGCTTCTCACATCGCTGCCTGCCGACCTGcagctctccccttccctgtACCGCTGCCTTCGTTTTCCAGGGAGTGGAGCTAGATTTCCAGGACAGCTATCAGCAGGATTATTCATCTTTCTTTAAGGAAAGCTGGTactatttttaatcagaaagcTGATAAAAGGAAATCCCAGCTGAAAAGATTCGAGAAATAGTCCACACTCCCATACCTACATCacaatttatactttttttactataaataaaatttggagaagagaagcacAAATCCCAAACGCACGCAGTGCAAAGCGTTCCGCTTGTCTGCCTTACAGCGTAACAGCTGGGGCAGTGAAAGGAGCAACCAGTTTCACTTGCTGCGGCACGATTTGCATTTCTCCTGTGTCTTTCATCCATCAAAGCCCTGCAGGCCATGGAGAAGGTTTCCCAGGATAAAAATGAGGACTATGTCCCCAGGTCCAAATTATATCCCATTTCCAGACCCAATCTGGTTTAGTGTTGCCCCAGGAGTAGCTATAGGGTTCTGCGTTACCTGAAAAGGTTTCTCAACTTTTCCCCAATGGGgtaacttctgcttttcttctcgAACTCTTCATCAAAGAGGCTGACCGAATATGCAGGACGTTCGATGACATAGCGGGGTCTGGTGTGGCTCATCTCTGGATCATTTAaatttttcccagaaaaaaaaaaaaaggaaaaaaaaaaaaaaaggaaaaagcaaagccaagaaTGTGAGTGGAGCTGGCCCCACCTGCAGTATAACAGACCGGACACCTCCAGCGTCTGGGAGCCCTCCCCGAACATCTCCACCCTAAATAGTTTCCCCGTGGCACAGAGGCAGGCCCTGGGAGTGGCTTCCCAGCaccgggggctgctgctccccggcCCCGCGAGCCCTCACCAGCGGTTTCGGGGTGATGCTAATGAGCGATGCTGCGTGGAGGGGCCTGGAGTGCCCTGGATT
The sequence above is a segment of the Anser cygnoides isolate HZ-2024a breed goose chromosome 25, Taihu_goose_T2T_genome, whole genome shotgun sequence genome. Coding sequences within it:
- the SLC26A9 gene encoding solute carrier family 26 member 9 isoform X2, whose amino-acid sequence is MSHTRPRYVIERPAYSVSLFDEEFEKKSRSYPIGEKLRNLFRCSASRLKLFLFSLFPILAWLPKYKIKDYVLPDVLGGLSAGTIQVPQGMAFALLANLPPVNGLYSSFFPLLTYLFLGGIHQMVPGTFAVISIIVGNVCNELAPESDYQYFTHNETSVNTTALEAARLEISATLACLTAIIQLCLGFVQFGFVAIYLSESFIRGFMTAAGLQILISVLKYVFGLTVPSYTGPLAIVYTFIDICKGLPKTNVASLIYALVSAVLLIVVKELNLKYMKKIRMPIPMEIIIVIVATAISGSFKMPEKYNMPVVGKISMGFPAPTLPLVSKWKDMIGTAFSLAIVGYVINLAMGRTLAAKHGYDVDPNQEMLALGCSNFFGSFFKIHVICCALSVTLAVDGAGGKSQVASFFVAMVVMVTMLALGIYLEPLPKSVLGALIAVNLKNSLKQLADPFYLWKKSKLDCLVWLVSFLSAFFLSLPYGVAVGVGFSVLVVVFHTQFRNGSALGQVTSTDIYKNPKAYNKVHELNGIKIVTYCSPLYFANSEIFREKIIAKTGVDPGKVYLARKKYVKRQEKGTAQPPTKLPKFLLRQNKTLSLQELQKDFESTSPTDTNNNQTTANGASISYVTFRPPANGAGQVHSSGELGSTTSLQGSTFSIMPTADVDPMATAPPYVSFHTIILDMSGVCFVDLMGTKALGKLCSSYQKIGIKVFLANVHAQVYNDISTGGVFEEGGLDQNHIFLTIHDAVLFALENIKEVVHPPILEERPTQTELSIYDESVDESSSEFKNLEEEMFGSMFRSETQTAL
- the SLC26A9 gene encoding solute carrier family 26 member 9 isoform X1 gives rise to the protein MFGEGSQTLEVSGLLYCRWGQLHSHSWLCFFLFFFFSFFFFSGKNLNDPEMSHTRPRYVIERPAYSVSLFDEEFEKKSRSYPIGEKLRNLFRCSASRLKLFLFSLFPILAWLPKYKIKDYVLPDVLGGLSAGTIQVPQGMAFALLANLPPVNGLYSSFFPLLTYLFLGGIHQMVPGTFAVISIIVGNVCNELAPESDYQYFTHNETSVNTTALEAARLEISATLACLTAIIQLCLGFVQFGFVAIYLSESFIRGFMTAAGLQILISVLKYVFGLTVPSYTGPLAIVYTFIDICKGLPKTNVASLIYALVSAVLLIVVKELNLKYMKKIRMPIPMEIIIVIVATAISGSFKMPEKYNMPVVGKISMGFPAPTLPLVSKWKDMIGTAFSLAIVGYVINLAMGRTLAAKHGYDVDPNQEMLALGCSNFFGSFFKIHVICCALSVTLAVDGAGGKSQVASFFVAMVVMVTMLALGIYLEPLPKSVLGALIAVNLKNSLKQLADPFYLWKKSKLDCLVWLVSFLSAFFLSLPYGVAVGVGFSVLVVVFHTQFRNGSALGQVTSTDIYKNPKAYNKVHELNGIKIVTYCSPLYFANSEIFREKIIAKTGVDPGKVYLARKKYVKRQEKGTAQPPTKLPKFLLRQNKTLSLQELQKDFESTSPTDTNNNQTTANGASISYVTFRPPANGAGQVHSSGELGSTTSLQGSTFSIMPTADVDPMATAPPYVSFHTIILDMSGVCFVDLMGTKALGKLCSSYQKIGIKVFLANVHAQVYNDISTGGVFEEGGLDQNHIFLTIHDAVLFALENIKEVVHPPILEERPTQTELSIYDESVDESSSEFKNLEEEMFGSMFRSETQTAL